A DNA window from Parabacteroides johnsonii DSM 18315 contains the following coding sequences:
- a CDS encoding ROK family transcriptional regulator: MNTNFLLSSDNNSRSELLKKKIIHYYIANGDATIADLGREMDLSIPTVTKLVAELQEDGYILDFGKQETSGGRKPNIYGLNPASGYFVGVDMLKDKLNIAAIDFKGDKVQLEENIPYQLENTPASLEQFCKIIDDFIVSLPVERNKILAIGVNITGRVNPASGYSYSIFYFEEKPLAQILEERLQAKVFIENDSRAMTYGEYMKGVVQGEKNILFVNMAWGLGLGIIIDGNLYYGKSGFSGELGHFCMFENEVLCHCGKKGCLETEASGSAFHRILMERYRKGSNTILAGKLDSGEEISLGDLLEAVRKEDVLCIDILEKMGVNLGKGIAGLMNIFNPELVILGGTLSLAGEYISLPIKSAIRKYSLNLVNQDTEIKISKLGERAGSFGACLLSRSKLLGMIHY; encoded by the coding sequence ATGAATACAAATTTTTTACTGTCTTCCGATAATAACAGCCGCAGTGAACTTCTGAAAAAGAAGATCATCCACTATTATATCGCCAATGGCGACGCGACCATCGCCGACCTGGGCCGTGAAATGGACCTGAGTATTCCGACTGTCACCAAGCTGGTTGCAGAGCTTCAAGAAGACGGTTATATCCTGGACTTCGGGAAACAGGAAACCAGTGGGGGACGCAAACCGAACATTTATGGCCTCAATCCGGCATCCGGCTACTTTGTGGGAGTCGATATGCTTAAGGACAAGTTGAATATCGCAGCGATCGACTTTAAAGGCGACAAAGTACAACTCGAAGAGAACATCCCGTACCAACTTGAAAATACACCAGCCTCACTGGAGCAGTTCTGCAAGATTATTGACGATTTCATCGTTTCATTGCCTGTCGAACGGAATAAGATATTAGCGATCGGAGTCAATATCACCGGCCGCGTGAACCCAGCATCGGGCTATAGCTACAGCATTTTCTATTTCGAAGAGAAACCTCTTGCACAGATTCTCGAGGAACGGTTGCAGGCAAAGGTCTTCATTGAAAACGACAGCCGGGCCATGACCTACGGCGAATATATGAAAGGAGTCGTGCAGGGAGAAAAGAATATCCTGTTCGTCAATATGGCATGGGGACTGGGACTTGGCATCATCATCGACGGCAATTTATACTACGGGAAATCCGGATTTTCCGGGGAACTCGGACACTTCTGCATGTTCGAAAACGAGGTGCTGTGCCATTGCGGCAAGAAAGGGTGCCTCGAAACAGAGGCTTCCGGATCGGCTTTCCACCGTATCCTGATGGAACGTTACCGGAAAGGCAGCAACACCATACTCGCCGGGAAACTGGACAGCGGAGAGGAAATCTCACTCGGCGACCTGCTCGAAGCGGTGAGGAAAGAAGACGTGCTATGCATCGACATTCTCGAAAAAATGGGCGTAAATTTAGGAAAAGGTATTGCCGGGCTGATGAACATCTTCAATCCGGAACTGGTCATACTGGGCGGAACACTTTCACTGGCAGGCGAGTATATCAGTTTGCCGATCAAGAGCGCCATCCGTAAATATTCGCTCAACTTAGTCAATCAGGACACAGAAATCAAAATATCCAAATTAGGAGAAAGGGCAGGTTCATTCGGAGCATGCCTCTTATCAAGAAGCAAGCTGCTTGGTATGATACATTATTAA
- a CDS encoding dihydrodipicolinate synthase family protein — protein MEKIKGLIDAPFTPFYENGEVNYEPIEAYAKLLVKNGLKGVFINGSSGEGYMLTDEERMKLAERWVEVAPDGFKVIVHVGSTCVKSSHKLAAHAQKIGAWGIGAMASPFPKVNRIEELVKYCEEIASGAPELPFYYYHIPAFNGAFLPMVELLKAVDGRIPNFAGIKYTYESLYEYNQCRLYKDGKFDMLHGQDETILPCLAMGGAQGGIGGTTNYNGKELTGILEAWAAGDLETARERQNFSQEVINVICHYRGNIVGGKRIMKLIGLDLGKNRTPFQNMTDAEEAAMKAELEAIHFFDRCNKF, from the coding sequence ATGGAAAAGATTAAAGGCTTAATTGATGCACCTTTCACACCGTTCTACGAAAACGGGGAAGTAAATTACGAACCGATAGAAGCATACGCCAAGCTTCTGGTTAAAAACGGTTTAAAGGGAGTGTTTATCAACGGATCTTCGGGAGAAGGCTATATGCTGACCGACGAAGAGCGCATGAAACTGGCCGAAAGATGGGTAGAAGTGGCGCCTGACGGATTCAAGGTCATCGTACACGTAGGCAGCACATGCGTAAAATCGAGCCATAAGCTGGCTGCACATGCCCAAAAGATAGGTGCCTGGGGAATCGGCGCAATGGCCTCTCCTTTCCCGAAAGTGAACCGGATAGAAGAATTGGTGAAATACTGCGAAGAAATCGCATCCGGCGCTCCGGAACTTCCTTTCTATTACTATCACATCCCGGCTTTCAACGGTGCTTTCCTGCCGATGGTCGAACTGCTGAAAGCGGTGGACGGGCGTATACCAAACTTCGCCGGTATCAAATATACATACGAAAGCCTTTACGAATACAACCAGTGCCGCTTGTATAAAGACGGCAAATTCGATATGCTTCACGGACAGGACGAGACAATCCTTCCATGCCTGGCGATGGGCGGTGCACAAGGCGGCATCGGCGGGACAACCAACTACAACGGTAAAGAGCTGACCGGAATACTCGAAGCCTGGGCTGCCGGAGACCTCGAAACAGCACGCGAACGTCAGAACTTCTCACAGGAAGTGATCAATGTGATCTGCCATTATCGCGGTAATATCGTGGGTGGCAAGCGGATCATGAAGCTGATCGGGCTCGATTTAGGTAAAAACCGAACACCGTTCCAGAATATGACGGATGCGGAAGAGGCGGCCATGAAAGCTGAACTGGAAGCAATTCATTTTTTCGACAGATGCAATAAATTCTAA
- a CDS encoding AGE family epimerase/isomerase, with protein sequence MNDITKPSEYLGYWGEKYKNDLLTDILPFWLKYGIDHENGGYFTCLDRDGSLLDTNKSVWFQGRFAFILAYAYNNLEKRAEWLVACKNGIDFIEKYCFDTDGRMFYEVTKTGTPVRKRRYVFSETFAAIAMAQYSIASGDKSYAEKAVKLFNQILYYKNTPGTLEPKFREGFVAKGHSFCMILIDTAARIREAIDDPVLTRQIDESIAELHRDFMKPEFKAILETVGPNGEFIDSIPGRTINPGHSIETAWFILEEAKHRNWDPQLKQMGLTILDWSWEWGWDKTHGGITYFRDCKNRPQQEYWHDMKFWWPQCEAIIATLYAYEATGDPKYLEMHKLINEYTYARFPDKEYGEWFGYFHYDGTLSQPAKGNMYKGPFHIPRMLLKCNLLCKEILSEL encoded by the coding sequence ATGAACGACATTACAAAACCCTCCGAATACCTCGGATATTGGGGCGAAAAATACAAAAATGATTTACTGACCGACATTCTGCCTTTCTGGCTGAAATATGGTATCGATCATGAGAATGGAGGCTACTTTACCTGTCTGGATCGGGACGGTTCGCTACTGGACACGAACAAATCGGTCTGGTTCCAGGGCCGTTTCGCCTTTATCCTCGCCTATGCTTATAACAACCTCGAAAAACGGGCCGAATGGCTGGTAGCCTGTAAAAACGGGATCGACTTTATCGAGAAATATTGTTTCGATACCGACGGCCGCATGTTTTATGAAGTGACTAAAACAGGAACTCCCGTACGAAAACGCCGATATGTATTTTCTGAAACGTTTGCCGCAATTGCAATGGCTCAGTATTCAATCGCTTCCGGCGACAAGAGCTATGCAGAAAAGGCGGTCAAGCTGTTCAACCAAATTCTCTATTACAAAAACACACCGGGCACATTAGAGCCCAAATTCAGAGAAGGATTCGTAGCAAAAGGACATTCCTTTTGCATGATCCTGATCGACACCGCCGCCCGCATCCGGGAAGCGATAGACGACCCTGTGCTGACACGCCAGATCGACGAGTCGATAGCCGAACTGCATCGCGATTTCATGAAGCCGGAGTTTAAAGCCATTCTGGAAACAGTCGGGCCGAACGGCGAATTCATCGATTCGATTCCAGGCCGGACCATCAATCCGGGCCATTCCATCGAGACTGCTTGGTTCATCCTCGAAGAGGCCAAACACCGGAACTGGGACCCGCAGTTGAAGCAGATGGGACTCACAATCCTGGACTGGTCCTGGGAATGGGGCTGGGATAAAACACACGGTGGAATCACCTATTTCAGAGATTGCAAGAACCGTCCGCAGCAGGAATACTGGCACGACATGAAGTTCTGGTGGCCACAGTGTGAGGCCATCATCGCCACACTATATGCCTACGAAGCCACAGGTGATCCCAAATACTTGGAAATGCACAAACTGATAAACGAATACACGTATGCCCGTTTCCCGGATAAAGAATACGGCGAATGGTTCGGCTACTTCCATTATGACGGGACACTCTCGCAACCGGCAAAAGGGAATATGTACAAAGGTCCGTTCCATATACCCCGGATGCTTCTGAAATGTAATCTTTTATGTAAAGAAATTCTTTCAGAGCTATGA
- a CDS encoding MFS transporter: protein MTNNKKYYPWIVVALLWGVALLNYMDRQMLSTMKSAMMIDITELESATNFGRLMAVFLWIYGLMSPVAGMIADRINRKWLIVGSLFVWSFVTLMMGYSTDFNQIYILRAIMGVSEALYIPAGLSLITDYHQEKTRSLAVGIHMTGLYTGQALGGFGATIAGAYSWETTFHWFGIIGIAYSLVLIFFLKEKKDHTVTKLDLEPGPKENPVKAAIRGMGMLFVNISFWIILLYFATSSLPGWATKNWLPTLFSENLSIDMSEAGPLSTFTIAISSFIGVIAGGILSDKWIQRNVRGRIYTGSIGLALTIPALLLLGFGDSFAMIVGGGLCFGIGFGIFDANNMPILCQFVSPRYRATAYGIMNMTGVFAGAIITKLLGESTDAGNLGQDFAMMAGLVFVALMVEVIFLRPKTVNMTDK from the coding sequence ATGACAAACAATAAGAAATATTACCCCTGGATCGTTGTCGCCCTGCTTTGGGGCGTAGCTTTGTTAAACTACATGGACAGACAGATGCTTTCGACCATGAAGTCTGCTATGATGATCGACATTACCGAACTGGAATCTGCCACAAACTTCGGACGCCTGATGGCGGTATTCTTATGGATATACGGCCTGATGAGCCCTGTCGCCGGTATGATCGCCGATCGGATCAACCGGAAATGGCTGATCGTGGGCAGTCTCTTCGTCTGGTCGTTCGTTACACTGATGATGGGATATTCGACCGATTTCAACCAGATTTATATTCTCCGCGCTATTATGGGAGTCAGCGAAGCTTTGTACATCCCTGCCGGACTTTCGCTGATCACGGATTATCACCAAGAAAAAACGAGATCATTAGCCGTCGGGATCCACATGACCGGGCTCTACACCGGACAGGCATTGGGTGGTTTCGGGGCCACCATCGCGGGGGCATACAGTTGGGAAACGACTTTCCACTGGTTCGGAATTATCGGGATTGCATACAGTCTCGTCCTGATTTTTTTCCTGAAAGAGAAAAAAGATCATACGGTCACCAAACTGGATTTGGAACCCGGACCGAAAGAGAATCCGGTGAAAGCGGCGATAAGGGGAATGGGAATGTTGTTCGTCAACATTTCATTCTGGATTATCCTACTCTACTTCGCCACTTCGAGCTTGCCGGGTTGGGCGACTAAGAACTGGTTGCCGACTTTGTTTTCCGAGAATTTGTCCATCGATATGTCGGAAGCCGGGCCATTGTCCACCTTTACGATCGCAATCTCTTCCTTTATCGGGGTAATTGCAGGCGGCATCTTGTCCGACAAGTGGATTCAACGGAATGTACGGGGACGCATTTATACCGGTTCCATCGGACTTGCCCTGACCATTCCGGCACTCCTGCTGTTAGGGTTCGGCGACAGTTTCGCCATGATTGTCGGCGGTGGGCTCTGTTTCGGTATCGGATTCGGCATTTTCGACGCCAACAACATGCCGATCCTCTGCCAATTCGTATCGCCGCGCTACCGGGCGACCGCCTACGGCATCATGAACATGACCGGAGTCTTTGCCGGAGCGATCATCACAAAACTGCTGGGTGAATCGACGGATGCCGGTAACTTAGGACAAGATTTTGCGATGATGGCCGGCTTGGTATTCGTCGCCTTAATGGTGGAAGTCATCTTCTTACGCCCGAAAACGGTCAACATGACCGACAAGTAA
- a CDS encoding sialidase family protein — MRKIFLYFSLLLFMQTAFAADSLFVRKPQIPILIDRTDNILVEMRIQGHKGDVLNKLSLQFKEGINLNDIKALRFFYSGTEATSRQGKHYRPVSYISSHAEGKTKTANPSYSVKQSEVTDISNVVTFTSNQPMVEGVNYYWISIEMKPEASLLTTFTVQMPMAEVNNMPATIVWDGKSDVRRMGIGVRHAGDDGAAAFRIPGLVTTNNGTLLGVYDIRYNSSVDLQEMVDIGVSRSTDKGQTWEPMRVAMTFGETGGLPHSQNGVGDPSILVDEKTNTIWIVAAWTHGMGNGRAWWNSMPGMSADSTAQLMLVKSEDDGKTWSQPINITSQVKDPSWYFLLQGPGRGITMKDGTLVFPIQFIDSTRIPNAGIMYSKDRGTTWHLHNLARTNTTEAQVAEVEPGVLMLNMRDNRGGSRAVATTRDLGKTWYEHPSSRSALQEPVCMASLIHVDAKDNITGKDLLIFSNPNTTKGRNHITIKVSTDGGMTWPLSNQVTLDEDEGWGYSCLSMIDKETVGIFYESSVAHMTFQAIRLTDLVK, encoded by the coding sequence ATGAGAAAAATCTTTCTTTACTTCAGCCTCCTTCTCTTCATGCAAACTGCCTTTGCTGCCGACAGCTTGTTTGTCAGAAAGCCGCAGATCCCGATACTGATCGACCGGACAGACAATATCTTAGTGGAAATGCGTATACAGGGCCACAAAGGGGATGTGCTCAACAAACTTTCCCTGCAATTCAAAGAGGGGATCAACTTAAACGACATAAAGGCTTTACGCTTTTTCTATAGTGGAACGGAAGCGACTTCCCGACAGGGAAAGCATTACCGTCCGGTTTCCTACATATCCAGCCACGCGGAAGGCAAGACAAAGACTGCCAATCCCTCCTATTCCGTTAAACAAAGCGAGGTGACGGATATCTCCAATGTCGTGACCTTCACCAGCAACCAACCGATGGTGGAAGGAGTCAACTACTATTGGATCAGCATCGAGATGAAACCGGAGGCTTCCTTGTTGACCACTTTTACTGTCCAGATGCCGATGGCGGAGGTCAACAATATGCCGGCGACAATCGTGTGGGATGGCAAATCGGATGTCCGCCGCATGGGAATCGGTGTCCGCCATGCCGGTGACGACGGGGCTGCGGCTTTCCGTATTCCGGGACTGGTAACGACCAATAACGGGACACTTTTGGGCGTGTACGATATCCGCTACAACAGTAGTGTGGACCTGCAGGAAATGGTCGATATAGGGGTAAGCCGCAGCACTGACAAGGGGCAGACCTGGGAGCCGATGCGCGTTGCGATGACGTTCGGCGAAACGGGGGGCCTGCCTCACTCACAGAATGGTGTGGGCGACCCATCTATCCTGGTGGATGAAAAAACAAATACGATCTGGATCGTTGCCGCCTGGACACATGGCATGGGGAACGGACGTGCCTGGTGGAATTCCATGCCGGGTATGTCAGCTGACAGCACTGCCCAACTGATGCTTGTCAAAAGCGAAGATGACGGCAAGACCTGGAGCCAGCCGATCAATATTACTTCGCAGGTGAAAGATCCTTCCTGGTACTTCCTGTTACAGGGACCGGGACGGGGTATCACGATGAAAGACGGGACGCTGGTTTTCCCTATCCAGTTCATCGATTCCACCCGCATACCGAATGCCGGCATCATGTACAGCAAAGACCGGGGAACCACCTGGCATCTGCATAACCTGGCACGCACAAACACGACCGAAGCGCAGGTAGCCGAAGTCGAACCGGGTGTCCTAATGTTGAATATGCGTGATAATCGGGGAGGCAGCCGCGCCGTGGCCACCACCCGTGATCTGGGCAAGACCTGGTACGAACATCCGTCCAGCCGCAGTGCCCTGCAGGAACCGGTCTGTATGGCAAGCCTCATCCACGTAGATGCCAAAGACAACATCACCGGAAAAGACCTGCTGATCTTCTCCAACCCAAACACAACAAAGGGACGTAACCATATCACCATAAAGGTAAGTACGGACGGAGGTATGACCTGGCCGCTCTCCAATCAGGTGACGCTGGACGAAGACGAAGGCTGGGGTTACTCCTGCCTGTCCATGATCGACAAGGAGACAGTCGGCATCTTCTACGAATCGAGCGTCGCTCACATGACTTTCCAGGCCATCAGACTGACTGACCTAGTCAAGTAG
- a CDS encoding cyclically-permuted mutarotase family protein: MKKILLCLFILLSATIQAQKIKVACVGNSVTYGHGIEDREKNSYPTQLQRMLGERYEVVNFGKSGATLLRRGHCPYNEQEEYKAALDFAADRVVIHLGLNDTDPRDWPNYRDDFTKDYLALIDAFRQANPKCKIWICRLTPISHRHTRFKSGTRDWYWQIQQNIEDIATLANTGLINLQAGLYDRPDLLPDALHPTAEGAGIIARTVCQALTGDYGGLQMPMTYSDNMVLQREKPLRIAGTANAGEKVTVDIAGQKGEAVTAPDGKWSVTLPPMKAGGPYTLSISAASGKLDYTNVLIGEVWLCSGQSNMAFQVSSAVDSQRKAFLEFAARKPEIRLFDMKPRWATSAVEWDISTLDSLNRLQYYRDTEWKECNEETANRFSAVAFAFGQMLSDSLQVPVGLILNAIGGSPAEAWIDRRTLELEFPDILYDWKQNDFIQGWARERAALNIRKSANKQQRHPYEPCYLYESGIRPLEKFPIRGVIWYQGESNAHNMEAHERLFHLLTKNWRENWAEELPFYYVQLSSIDRPSWPWFRDSQRRMLRSIPNSGMAVSSDHGDSLDVHPRHKREIGERLAHWALNKTYGHDCLPSGPLYRSVKFKDGAAYITFDYGKGMHSSDGGELRTFEVAGHDGSFVPAEAQIIDGKTVKIWSDQIQNPRFVRYGWQPFTRANLVNEAGLPASTFRSEASPVSWFRLPDLPGTEKSPSSGVSAPFTGISGGQLLVAGGCNFPNKPAAEGGTKEYYSDIYALDITTRSPAGWRRIGKLPLPLAYGASVTTPEGLVWIGGNNNEEVSGQVFFVNWDGEKQQLHISELPSLPTPLDNLSATYADGHLYVAGGKGKSQTAPIGKDGSQTAPTNPLFSLQLTPSLQKEWVRLPDFPGPVRVQPVLTAQQSGDGIRLYLAGGFQPVSPHQEAIVCTDMLSYHPETKQWKNEVFLPSFADGSHRTITGGCAIASGDSSIFLIGGVNYNRFRDALNHPEPDYLRHPTDWYKFNTSLLQYNTFTKRWTHLGDYKELARAGAGIANNANMTIIIGGELKPGIRTPEVNAFELIILPRKYSIAQNNN; encoded by the coding sequence ATGAAAAAGATCCTGCTCTGCTTATTCATCCTATTGAGTGCCACGATCCAGGCACAAAAGATCAAGGTGGCCTGTGTCGGTAACAGTGTAACGTACGGCCACGGAATCGAGGACCGCGAAAAGAACAGTTATCCCACCCAGCTTCAACGGATGTTGGGCGAAAGATACGAAGTTGTCAATTTCGGAAAAAGTGGGGCAACGCTATTGCGAAGGGGACACTGTCCTTACAACGAGCAGGAGGAATACAAGGCAGCTCTCGACTTTGCTGCCGACCGGGTCGTCATCCATCTCGGACTGAATGACACCGACCCGCGTGACTGGCCGAATTACCGGGATGACTTCACCAAGGATTATCTGGCCCTGATCGATGCATTCCGGCAAGCGAACCCGAAGTGTAAAATCTGGATTTGCCGTCTGACGCCGATTTCCCACCGGCACACACGCTTTAAATCGGGTACACGCGATTGGTACTGGCAGATACAACAAAACATCGAAGATATCGCAACACTCGCCAATACCGGGCTGATCAACCTACAAGCGGGACTTTACGACCGTCCCGACCTCTTACCTGACGCTTTGCATCCCACAGCCGAAGGAGCCGGAATCATTGCACGGACAGTCTGCCAGGCGTTAACCGGAGATTATGGAGGTCTTCAAATGCCCATGACCTATTCGGACAATATGGTACTCCAACGGGAAAAACCGCTCAGGATAGCCGGGACAGCCAATGCCGGAGAAAAAGTAACGGTCGACATCGCCGGACAGAAAGGCGAAGCGGTAACGGCTCCGGACGGGAAATGGTCAGTCACCCTGCCGCCGATGAAGGCAGGAGGTCCGTACACGTTGAGTATCTCGGCTGCATCCGGAAAACTGGATTATACAAATGTCCTGATCGGCGAAGTTTGGCTTTGCTCCGGCCAGTCGAATATGGCGTTCCAAGTCAGCAGTGCCGTGGACAGCCAGCGGAAGGCTTTTCTGGAATTTGCCGCCCGGAAACCGGAAATCCGTCTTTTCGATATGAAGCCTCGGTGGGCGACAAGTGCGGTGGAATGGGATATTTCGACACTGGACTCCCTTAACAGGCTTCAATATTACCGGGATACCGAATGGAAGGAATGCAACGAAGAGACGGCAAATCGTTTCTCCGCCGTAGCCTTTGCCTTCGGGCAGATGTTGTCAGACAGCTTGCAGGTCCCGGTCGGGCTTATCCTGAACGCCATAGGCGGTTCACCGGCGGAGGCTTGGATAGACCGCAGAACTCTGGAACTCGAATTTCCCGATATCCTCTACGATTGGAAACAGAATGATTTCATTCAAGGCTGGGCACGGGAACGTGCCGCCCTGAACATTCGTAAATCGGCAAACAAACAGCAACGGCATCCCTACGAGCCTTGCTACTTATACGAGTCTGGTATCCGGCCGCTCGAAAAGTTCCCGATACGGGGTGTCATCTGGTATCAGGGAGAATCGAATGCTCACAATATGGAAGCACATGAGAGGTTGTTTCATCTTTTGACAAAAAACTGGCGGGAGAACTGGGCGGAAGAATTGCCTTTTTATTATGTGCAACTTTCCAGCATCGACCGTCCCAGCTGGCCCTGGTTCCGAGACAGCCAGCGCCGGATGCTCCGGTCGATCCCCAACAGCGGCATGGCGGTCAGCAGCGATCACGGCGATTCCCTGGATGTCCACCCACGCCACAAACGTGAAATAGGGGAACGCCTCGCTCATTGGGCGCTCAACAAGACGTATGGGCACGACTGCCTGCCGTCCGGCCCGCTCTACCGCTCGGTAAAATTCAAAGACGGCGCAGCCTATATCACATTCGATTACGGGAAAGGCATGCACAGTTCCGACGGAGGCGAACTGCGCACTTTCGAAGTAGCCGGACACGATGGTTCATTCGTCCCCGCAGAGGCACAAATCATCGATGGAAAGACCGTAAAAATATGGAGTGACCAAATACAAAATCCGAGATTCGTCCGTTACGGCTGGCAACCTTTCACCCGCGCCAATTTAGTGAACGAAGCGGGACTTCCGGCTTCGACATTCCGTTCGGAAGCGTCTCCGGTCAGCTGGTTCCGGCTACCCGACCTACCCGGTACTGAAAAAAGTCCGTCATCAGGCGTATCTGCTCCGTTTACGGGTATCAGTGGCGGACAGTTGCTCGTGGCAGGCGGATGTAACTTCCCCAACAAACCAGCGGCCGAAGGGGGTACAAAAGAATATTACAGCGATATATATGCATTAGATATCACCACCCGATCTCCTGCCGGATGGAGAAGGATCGGCAAACTACCGTTGCCGCTTGCTTACGGGGCATCAGTCACAACACCCGAAGGACTCGTCTGGATCGGAGGAAACAACAATGAGGAGGTCTCTGGACAGGTCTTCTTCGTCAATTGGGACGGGGAAAAGCAACAACTGCATATCTCCGAACTGCCATCACTTCCCACACCGCTGGATAATCTCTCAGCCACATACGCCGATGGTCACCTATATGTCGCCGGGGGTAAAGGCAAGTCGCAAACGGCTCCAATAGGTAAGGACGGCTCGCAAACCGCCCCTACAAACCCGCTCTTTTCATTACAGCTAACACCGTCACTTCAAAAGGAATGGGTACGGCTTCCAGACTTCCCCGGACCTGTCCGGGTACAGCCTGTCCTCACAGCACAGCAATCCGGGGATGGCATACGTCTCTATCTGGCAGGCGGTTTCCAGCCGGTATCCCCCCATCAGGAAGCCATTGTCTGTACAGATATGCTTTCTTATCATCCGGAAACAAAACAGTGGAAAAATGAAGTTTTTTTACCTTCTTTTGCAGACGGTTCCCACCGTACCATTACAGGAGGCTGCGCCATCGCATCAGGCGATAGCTCCATCTTTTTGATAGGAGGCGTAAACTACAACCGTTTCCGTGACGCTCTTAACCACCCCGAGCCGGATTATCTGCGACATCCTACCGACTGGTATAAATTCAATACCTCCCTGTTACAATACAATACTTTCACAAAACGCTGGACCCACTTAGGCGACTACAAAGAACTGGCACGTGCCGGTGCCGGCATCGCAAACAATGCAAATATGACAATCATAATTGGTGGAGAGCTAAAGCCGGGCATCCGCACACCGGAAGTCAATGCGTTTGAACTTATAATACTCCCCCGAAAATACTCGATCGCTCAAAATAACAATTAA